A region from the Nymphalis io chromosome 9, ilAglIoxx1.1, whole genome shotgun sequence genome encodes:
- the LOC126770665 gene encoding uncharacterized protein LOC126770665 has translation MPASAVYQPTTVTYEQQPNEQRWNCPISYFSRRVTSSLNRVVCIRLALCLFGSTLFIIGLALLIAGGVQYSNSPATPTPQDSDNGFGALIAGGVILCLGLLFAGVGGWAWSARWGGGKEAPSSGAAALTALNPSTDPLVAAQYAPVRDAPPAPDDEMRNLMDNKECLSSAEESDKMLDGRPSVA, from the exons ATGCCTGCTAGTGCGGTTTATCAGCCAACGACGGTGACTTATGAACAGCAACCTAATGAACAACGCTGGAATTGCCCTATCAGCTACTTCTCACGAAGGGTGACAAGTAGCTTGAACCGGGTAGTGTGCATTCGACTGGCTCTGTGCCTCTTCGGCAGCACTTTGTTTATCATAG GTCTTGCACTTCTAATAGCTGGTGGTGTTCAGTATTCTAACTCGCCTGCAACGCCCACGCCACAAGACTCCGATAACGGGTTCGGAGCCCTCATCGCTGGCGGTGTTATATTGTGTCTCGGACTGCTATTTGCAG GAGTAGGCGGATGGGCTTGGTCGGCTCGTTGGGGAGGAGGCAAGGAGGCACCATCTAGCGGTGCTGCTGCACTAACTGCGCTCAACCCATCAACGGACCCGTTGGTTGCTGCTCAGTACGCGCCTGTTAGAGATGCACCCCCCGCGCCCGATGACGAAATGCGAAACCTTATGGACAACAAGGAATG TTTGAGCAGTGCAGAAGAAAGTGACAAAATGCTTGATGGTCGACCGTCTGTGGCGTAA
- the LOC126770623 gene encoding uncharacterized protein LOC126770623: protein MFKQQLSPRSVHPYQTTVVPRSEKQFASATQQRAKYPWAEDINTPVCQVIATDSSTSENAYHVPQYYQSTRRDYGPPSPVYQTPYATGTWRNYKKSENLLAKPMPSNTYSFPPCASAFSLPLCDVDHARTMNRSPAPTVPSVSPEVPIIGACGGHCPGFEYVCYYILQVIFVVGVLTGISLCIAGIVLRRTNRNGDLGVLVYIGCLSSCVCGVLLGVQCCVRREIRQRKLRANLHIPMQSLQEVPVQACPLLPSTLPHSQVYRPTTANVYPEEDITGVPWWRRTTRD, encoded by the exons atgtttaaacaacaGTTGTCACCCAGGAGCGTTCACCCTTATCAAACTACTGTTGTTCCACGCAGTGAGAAACAATTTGCATCGGCTACACAACAAAGAGCAAAATATCCTTGGGCAGAAGATATTAACACGCCGGTGTGTCAAGTTATAGCTACTGATAGTTCAACCTCGGAAAATGCCTACCAT GTTCCCCAATATTACCAAAGTACTCGAAGGGACTACGGTCCTCCATCGCCCGTTTACCAAACACCATATGCTACAGGAACATggcgtaattataaaaaaagtgaaaacCTTCTAGCAAAACCAATGCCGTCCAATACTTATTCATTTCCTCCTTGTGCTTCTGCATTTTCACTGCCACTCTGTGATGTGGATCATGCAAGAACTATGAATCGTTCTCCTGCTCCCACAGTGCCATCAGTTAGCCCTGAAGTTCCTATTATTGGTGCATGTGGTGGCCACTGCCCAGGGTTTGAATATGTgtgctattatatattacag gtAATATTTGTAGTAGGTGTTTTAACGGGAATCTCTTTATGTATTGCTGGAATTGTGTTAAGGCGAACAAATCGTAATGGTGATTTAGGTGTTTTGGTTTATATAG gatGCCTTTCATCATGTGTATGTGGTGTCCTTCTTGGTGTCCAGTGTTGTGTCCGGCGTGAGATCAGGCAAAGAAAATTGCGAGCCAATTTGCACATTCCTATGCAATCTCTACAG GAGGTCCCAGTCCAAGCTTGCCCATTACTACCATCTACATTACCTCATAGCCAAGTGTATAG GCCAACCACTGCCAATGTATATCCCGAAGAAGACATAACTGGTGTTCCTTGGTGGCGCCGAACTACTAGAGACTGA
- the LOC126770552 gene encoding zinc finger CCCH domain-containing protein 10-like, with protein sequence MIGKGLNVPVITMNSMEDNDNLFPSASSFCRDFIRGCCPRENCRFIHEIPPKSCLKELFRFCHDYQNKGCFRPNCKFLHSTAQDEEHFYATGIFPRDPRNTAIICQAFIHGVCLKQDCKYIHVRDVSGNEMSTKRNFQASIYTRNQHHMRDDSSPPEAKLRRFTYEETALDTQTLSTTSVCGNCEVLDHKVKLLHDNISVLLKKVADLTEKNVQLTSMNEFLLEQTASVRTDQPCVITSRHGTSAPVSLATVSVTPVVSLAGALPTLVPTAATPNLALGPAASQAQLLTPAPQILTVSTTQQLVGNSGALIVTSAGAQQLMQVSDSGTLMGGGQTVVAVTPAQLTLAPPTQQLMSNGPQTAVRQLVQTSALQPQLASQHQASQYAAQQSVQHLAAAQQSAQHLAAQQSAQHLAAQQSAQHLAQSAQHLAAAQQSAQQLAQQSQQLAAQQSAQQQLGSAAPQLVHQTSTQQITISSTSQPMALPNSQAQPLTFPIISQSILPH encoded by the coding sequence ATGATCGGTAAAGGTTTAAATGTTCCAGTAATTACAATGAACTCTATGGAAGATAATGATAATTTGTTTCCATCAGCTAGCAGCTTTTGCAGAGATTTCATCAGAGGATGCTGTCCGCGAGAGAATTGTAGATTTATACACGAAATACCACCAAAGTCTTGTTTAAAAGAACTATTTCGATTTTGTCACGATTATCAAAACAAAGGTTGTTTTCGACCTAATTGTAAATTTTTGCACAGTACTGCACAAGACGAGGAACATTTCTATGCTACTGGAATATTTCCACGGGACCCTCGGAATACTGCTATAATATGCCAAGCTTTTATACATGGAGTTTGTTTGAAACAAGACTGCAAATATATTCATGTAAGGGATGTATCCGGTAACGAAATGAGTACTAAGCGTAACTTTCAGGCATCAATATACACTAGAAACCAACATCACATGAGAGATGATAGCTCACCACCGGAAGCTAAATTGCGAAGATTCACGTACGAAGAAACTGCATTGGATACACAAACATTATCTACAACTAGTGTGTGCGGTAATTGTGAAGTTTTAGatcataaagtaaaattattacatgataacattagtgttttattaaaaaaagtggcAGATTTGACAGAGAAGAATGTCCAGTTGACTTCAATGAATGAATTCTTACTAGAACAAACTGCATCTGTTAGAACTGATCAACCATGTGTGATAACTTCGAGACATGGAACATCAGCACCAGTGTCTCTGGCAACAGTTAGTGTTACGCCAGTTGTTAGTCTCGCAGGAGCTTTACCGACACTTGTGCCAACTGCAGCAACACCTAATTTGGCTCTAGGTCCAGCAGCATCTCAAGCTCAGTTGTTGACTCCTGCTCCACAAATACTTACAGTTAGTACTACACAGCAACTGGTTGGAAATTCAGGGGCTTTAATTGTTACAAGTGCTGGGGCTCAACAGCTCATGCAAGTTAGTGATTCTGGTACACTTATGGGTGGCGGACAAACTGTGGTAGCTGTGACACCTGCACAACTAACATTAGCACCACCTACACAACAATTAATGAGTAATGGACCTCAAACTGCAGTTCGTCAATTAGTTCAAACATCAGCTCTGCAGCCACAGCTAGCTTCTCAACACCAAGCCTCCCAATATGCAGCACAGCAATCAGTGCAGCATTTAGCTGCTGCCCAGCAATCTGCTCAACATCTAGCTGCACAGCAGTCGGCTCAACATCTAGCTGCACAGCAATCCGCACAACACTTGGCTCAGTCTGCTCAACACCTTGCAGCAGCCCAGCAGTCTGCACAACAACTAGCACAGCAATCACAGCAGTTGGCTGCTCAGCAATCTGCACAGCAACAGTTAGGTTCTGCAGCACCACAATTGGTTCACCAAACATCTACTCAACAGATAACAATTTCTAGTACTAGTCAACCTATGGCTTTGCCTAATTCTCAAGCTCAGCCTCTAACATTTCCTATAATCTCACAGAGTATTCTGCCTCactaa